A window from Mycobacterium botniense encodes these proteins:
- a CDS encoding O-methyltransferase, producing the protein MGEQPTAQEVDAYLDSLVVGDDPALSATLKASDAAGLPRIAVSTQQGKFLCVLANAIRARRVLEIGTLGGFSTLWLARGTGPEGRVVTLEYQPRYAEVARENLNRAGVGERVQVVVGAALDTLPTLTGGPFDLVFIDADKENYGAYLEWAVRLAHTGSVIVVDNVIREGEILAPAPDNREAQATRQTLQLMGEHPRLDTAVIQTVGAKRWDGFAIAVVK; encoded by the coding sequence ATGGGTGAGCAGCCGACTGCGCAAGAGGTCGATGCCTATCTGGACAGCCTCGTGGTGGGAGACGATCCGGCGTTATCCGCGACGTTAAAAGCCAGTGACGCGGCGGGATTACCACGTATCGCGGTGTCGACACAGCAAGGCAAATTCCTGTGTGTGCTCGCGAACGCCATCCGGGCACGCCGTGTACTGGAGATTGGCACACTCGGCGGCTTCAGCACGTTGTGGCTGGCGCGCGGGACCGGGCCCGAGGGGCGGGTGGTGACACTGGAATACCAGCCGAGGTACGCGGAGGTCGCGCGGGAGAACCTCAACCGCGCCGGCGTCGGAGAGCGAGTCCAGGTGGTGGTCGGTGCCGCGTTGGACACGCTGCCCACCCTGACCGGCGGCCCTTTCGACCTGGTGTTCATCGATGCCGACAAGGAAAACTACGGCGCCTATCTGGAATGGGCTGTGCGGTTGGCGCATACGGGCTCAGTTATTGTGGTTGACAACGTCATTCGTGAAGGGGAGATTTTGGCGCCTGCTCCGGACAACCGTGAGGCGCAGGCGACGCGCCAGACGCTGCAGCTGATGGGCGAACATCCGCGGCTGGACACCGCCGTGATCCAAACCGTCGGCGCCAAGAGGTGGGACGGATTCGCGATTGCCGTGGTGAAGTAG
- a CDS encoding beta-glucosidase produces the protein MTDDERFSLLVSVMGASEMLPVRDERIPADVPMSAGYVPGVARLGVPALLMSDAGLGVTNPGYRPGDTATALPAGLALAATFDPALARAAGEVVGTEARSRGFNVLLAGGINLARDPRNGRNFEYLSEDPLLSATMAAASINGIQQQQVISTIKHYSLNCNETNRHWLDAVIDPDAHRESDLLAFQIAIERSQPGAVMTAYNKVNGEYAGGNDALINTVLKGAWGYRGWVMSDWGATRSWEYALKGLDQESGAQIDALLWQGEAFSGPLRAAYADGRLSRERLSDMVRRILRSMFAVGIDRWGAAPALDMSAHHRIALQIARQGIVLLKNDGVLPLGTESEAHVAVIGGYAQLGVVAGCGSSTVVPPGGYADVLPIGEPGPLSGFRSLYLLPSPPLTELRQHLPHARIEFDPGLSPAEAVLAARRADIAIVFVIRVEGEGFDNADLSLPWGQDSVIAAVAAANPNTVVVLETGNPVAMPWRDSANAIVQAWYPGQAGGQAIAEVLTGTVNPSGRLPITFPVDLRQTPRPGLPGLGAPWGTPTTICYREGADVGYRWFARQGHVPMFAFGHGLCYTSFEHRDLVVSAGDTVTASCTVMNTGDRAGADVPQLYLTAAPSEKRLRLLGFERVELEPGESRRVTIEAEPRLLARYDGGAGGWRLEPGTYSIALATSATAPQLVAEVQLGGRFLGR, from the coding sequence ATGACCGACGACGAGCGATTCTCGTTGCTGGTCAGCGTGATGGGCGCTAGCGAGATGCTGCCGGTGCGAGACGAGCGCATCCCTGCGGACGTTCCGATGAGCGCCGGGTACGTACCAGGCGTTGCGCGCCTAGGAGTGCCCGCGCTGCTGATGAGCGACGCCGGCCTGGGTGTGACCAACCCGGGTTATCGGCCGGGTGACACCGCCACCGCGCTCCCGGCCGGGCTGGCGCTGGCCGCCACCTTCGACCCTGCGCTGGCGCGCGCGGCCGGTGAGGTGGTCGGAACCGAGGCACGCAGCCGCGGGTTTAATGTGCTACTGGCGGGCGGGATCAACTTGGCACGCGATCCACGCAACGGCCGCAACTTCGAATACCTCTCCGAGGATCCGCTGTTGAGTGCCACGATGGCGGCAGCGTCGATCAACGGAATACAGCAGCAACAGGTCATCTCGACAATCAAGCACTACAGCCTGAACTGTAACGAAACTAATCGCCACTGGCTCGATGCCGTCATCGACCCGGATGCACACCGCGAATCTGACCTGCTGGCATTTCAGATCGCCATCGAACGCTCCCAGCCCGGTGCCGTCATGACGGCCTACAACAAGGTCAATGGAGAGTACGCGGGCGGAAACGACGCCCTGATCAACACTGTGCTCAAAGGCGCTTGGGGATATCGAGGTTGGGTGATGTCCGACTGGGGCGCCACGCGCAGCTGGGAATACGCCCTGAAGGGTCTCGACCAGGAATCGGGCGCGCAGATCGACGCCCTGCTATGGCAGGGCGAGGCGTTCAGCGGGCCCCTGCGGGCCGCCTACGCCGACGGCAGGCTTTCTCGCGAGCGGCTGTCGGACATGGTGCGGCGGATACTGCGCTCGATGTTCGCTGTCGGAATCGACCGGTGGGGGGCGGCGCCAGCGCTGGATATGTCTGCGCATCACCGGATTGCGTTACAGATAGCCCGGCAGGGGATAGTGCTGCTGAAGAATGACGGCGTGCTGCCGCTGGGCACTGAATCGGAAGCGCACGTGGCTGTTATCGGCGGCTACGCCCAACTTGGCGTGGTCGCGGGTTGCGGCTCCAGCACGGTCGTTCCGCCGGGCGGCTACGCCGACGTCCTCCCGATCGGCGAGCCCGGCCCGCTCAGCGGTTTCCGCAGTCTGTACCTGTTGCCCTCGCCGCCGCTCACCGAACTGAGACAGCACCTTCCCCATGCCCGTATCGAGTTCGACCCGGGTCTCAGCCCGGCGGAGGCGGTGCTCGCGGCGCGCCGCGCCGACATCGCCATCGTGTTCGTGATCCGCGTCGAAGGGGAGGGTTTCGACAACGCTGACCTCTCGCTGCCCTGGGGTCAGGACTCGGTGATCGCCGCTGTTGCCGCGGCCAACCCGAACACCGTGGTGGTGCTCGAGACCGGCAATCCGGTCGCCATGCCCTGGCGTGATTCGGCCAACGCGATCGTCCAGGCATGGTATCCGGGGCAGGCCGGTGGCCAGGCGATCGCCGAGGTTCTCACCGGCACCGTCAATCCCTCGGGTCGGCTGCCGATCACCTTTCCGGTCGACCTCCGTCAAACACCGCGCCCGGGGCTTCCGGGCCTGGGCGCGCCGTGGGGGACACCGACCACGATCTGCTACCGCGAAGGGGCCGACGTCGGCTACCGGTGGTTCGCCAGGCAGGGGCACGTCCCGATGTTCGCGTTCGGGCACGGGTTGTGCTACACCAGCTTCGAGCACCGCGATCTGGTGGTCAGCGCCGGTGACACCGTCACCGCCAGCTGCACCGTAATGAACACCGGCGACCGGGCGGGTGCTGACGTGCCGCAGCTGTACCTCACCGCTGCTCCCAGTGAAAAGCGGCTGCGGTTACTCGGATTCGAGCGAGTCGAACTCGAGCCGGGGGAATCTCGGCGGGTGACCATCGAGGCGGAGCCGCGCCTGCTAGCCCGATATGACGGTGGCGCCGGGGGCTGGCGGCTTGAGCCCGGCACCTACTCGATAGCGCTGGCCACGTCGGCGACGGCTCCGCAACTGGTGGCCGAGGTGCAACTGGGTGGCCGGTTTCTCGGGCGGTGA
- a CDS encoding alpha/beta hydrolase, with protein sequence MVTTRCERTFAGVGGVRIVYDIWTPHTTPKAVIVLAHGLGEHAGRYHHVARRFGESGLMTYALDHRGHGRSDGKRVLLKDMSEYLNDFHALVGIAGQEHPGVARIVLGHSMGGGIVFAWGVEHPDDYDLMVLSGPAVAAQQSVSPLLVVLAKILGAVAPGLPLQKLDVAAISRDPAVVAAYTNDPLVYHGKVPAGIARGLLQVGETMPRRAPALTAPLLVVHGSEDRLIPVDGSRRLVECVGSSDVELTIYPGLYHEVFNEPERYQVLDDVVAWISARI encoded by the coding sequence ATGGTTACCACCCGTTGTGAACGGACCTTCGCCGGTGTGGGCGGTGTGCGCATTGTCTACGACATCTGGACACCGCACACCACCCCGAAAGCGGTGATCGTCCTCGCGCACGGTCTCGGTGAGCATGCCGGCCGCTACCACCACGTCGCGCGGCGTTTCGGCGAGAGCGGGCTGATGACCTACGCGCTCGATCACCGTGGACACGGCCGCTCAGACGGCAAGCGGGTGCTGCTGAAAGATATGTCGGAGTATCTCAACGATTTTCACGCCTTGGTCGGCATCGCCGGTCAAGAACACCCCGGTGTGGCCCGTATCGTGCTCGGACACAGCATGGGTGGTGGAATCGTCTTCGCCTGGGGTGTCGAACACCCCGACGACTACGACTTGATGGTGCTGTCTGGACCCGCAGTCGCGGCGCAGCAGTCTGTGTCACCGCTGCTGGTGGTTCTCGCCAAGATCCTGGGTGCAGTCGCGCCCGGCCTGCCGCTGCAGAAACTCGACGTCGCCGCGATATCACGCGACCCCGCGGTGGTCGCCGCCTACACCAACGATCCGCTGGTATACCACGGAAAGGTTCCCGCCGGTATCGCCCGTGGTTTGCTACAGGTCGGCGAGACCATGCCGCGGCGAGCGCCGGCGCTCACCGCGCCGCTGCTGGTGGTGCACGGCTCAGAAGACCGGCTGATCCCGGTGGACGGCAGCCGCCGCCTGGTGGAATGCGTCGGCTCGTCTGATGTCGAGCTGACCATCTACCCGGGGCTTTATCACGAAGTCTTCAACGAGCCGGAGCGCTACCAGGTGCTCGACGATGTCGTCGCCTGGATTTCGGCACGAATTTGA
- a CDS encoding TIGR04338 family metallohydrolase, translating into MSAQGSAVRDAQRSKVYAAEEFVRTLFDRAAEHGLPVVEFFGSQLTLPPEARFGSIAAVQRYVDAVLALPAVRRHWPAVSSLTVRARQAATAAHYENRDGAAVIAVPDRHAADWAMRELVVLHEMAHHLCSAQPPHGPEFVATMCTLTELVMGPESGHVLRVVYAEEGVRLALSR; encoded by the coding sequence ATGAGCGCGCAGGGTTCGGCGGTGCGTGACGCGCAACGCTCGAAGGTCTACGCGGCTGAAGAGTTCGTGCGGACCTTATTCGACCGCGCCGCTGAGCATGGATTACCGGTTGTCGAGTTCTTCGGCTCACAGCTGACGCTGCCTCCAGAGGCGCGGTTCGGTTCGATTGCCGCGGTGCAGCGCTATGTCGATGCCGTGCTGGCGCTGCCGGCGGTGCGACGGCACTGGCCCGCGGTGTCTTCACTGACGGTGCGAGCACGACAGGCTGCTACCGCCGCTCATTACGAAAACCGGGACGGCGCAGCCGTTATCGCAGTGCCGGATCGTCACGCAGCCGACTGGGCGATGCGTGAGTTGGTGGTGCTGCATGAAATGGCGCATCACCTGTGCAGCGCCCAGCCACCACACGGTCCGGAGTTCGTCGCGACGATGTGCACACTGACCGAGCTGGTGATGGGCCCCGAATCGGGGCACGTACTGCGGGTTGTGTACGCCGAAGAGGGCGTGCGATTAGCGTTGAGCAGGTGA
- a CDS encoding DUF2786 domain-containing protein: MTDDKILARIAALLRQAEGTDNPHEAEAFMAAAQRLATAASIDLAVARSHGAARSAARTPIQRTITIGPAGTKGLRTYVQLFVLIAAANDVRCDVAANSTFVYAYGFVEDIDVTHALYASLVVQMVRACDAYLASGAHRPTPTITARLNFQLAFGARVGQRLAEAREQARREVTRDHNRAPGTAVALRDKEIELYDFYRRMTKARGTWQASRAAAGYSAAARRAGDRAGRRARLGTSPELPSARAALGR, encoded by the coding sequence ATGACCGACGACAAGATCCTCGCCCGAATCGCCGCTTTACTGCGCCAGGCCGAAGGCACTGACAATCCCCATGAGGCTGAAGCATTCATGGCAGCGGCCCAGCGCCTGGCCACGGCGGCATCGATCGACTTGGCGGTGGCCCGGTCGCATGGGGCCGCCCGCTCGGCCGCGCGGACTCCGATCCAGCGCACCATCACCATCGGCCCCGCGGGCACGAAAGGACTGCGAACCTATGTGCAGCTTTTCGTGTTGATCGCCGCGGCCAACGACGTGCGCTGTGATGTGGCGGCGAACTCGACGTTCGTCTACGCCTACGGGTTCGTCGAGGACATCGACGTCACCCATGCCCTCTATGCCAGCCTCGTGGTGCAGATGGTACGTGCGTGTGACGCCTACCTCGCCTCGGGTGCGCACCGCCCAACGCCGACGATCACCGCCCGGTTGAACTTCCAGCTGGCGTTCGGAGCGCGGGTCGGTCAGCGGCTGGCCGAGGCCCGTGAGCAGGCCCGGCGGGAAGTGACCCGTGATCACAACCGGGCACCGGGTACTGCGGTTGCTTTGCGGGACAAGGAAATCGAGCTGTACGACTTCTACCGCAGGATGACGAAGGCGCGCGGCACCTGGCAGGCCAGCCGGGCTGCCGCCGGGTATTCGGCGGCCGCACGCCGCGCGGGTGACCGCGCCGGCAGACGGGCGCGGCTGGGGACCAGCCCGGAACTGCCGTCGGCGCGGGCAGCGTTGGGCCGATGA
- a CDS encoding metallothionein gives MTTYETGTLLTCAHEGCGCRVRIEAECHCPEAGAPYRCTCGDEMVPVA, from the coding sequence ATGACAACCTATGAGACCGGGACCTTGCTGACCTGTGCGCACGAGGGCTGCGGATGCCGGGTGCGCATCGAGGCCGAATGTCACTGCCCTGAGGCCGGCGCCCCGTATCGGTGCACCTGTGGCGACGAAATGGTGCCCGTCGCGTAA
- a CDS encoding SPW repeat protein: MSTVHPSIEQHPDLLALRARYERAAESMTAQTTFGLTLLAAVYAALSPWIVGFSTTRALTVNDLVVGLVCAVLAYGFAAALDRTHGMTWTLPVFGVWFAVSPWILHHVSPHGGMIWSNVIAGAVLTFLGLNAVYFGMRARSPEAQHA, translated from the coding sequence ATGAGTACAGTTCATCCATCAATCGAACAACACCCTGATTTGTTGGCTCTGCGTGCCCGCTACGAGCGTGCTGCGGAGTCGATGACCGCGCAGACCACCTTCGGCCTCACGTTGCTGGCGGCGGTCTACGCGGCCCTGTCGCCGTGGATCGTCGGGTTCAGTACGACGAGAGCGCTGACCGTCAACGACCTCGTCGTGGGCCTCGTGTGTGCGGTGCTGGCCTATGGGTTCGCGGCGGCACTGGACCGTACGCACGGCATGACCTGGACGCTTCCGGTCTTCGGTGTATGGTTCGCCGTTTCGCCGTGGATCCTGCACCACGTGTCGCCGCACGGCGGCATGATCTGGTCGAATGTGATCGCCGGTGCGGTGTTGACGTTCCTGGGTTTGAACGCGGTGTACTTCGGTATGCGCGCGCGTAGCCCGGAAGCGCAGCACGCCTGA